The nucleotide sequence CAACCTCGAGACTGTGGCCTCCCAGAGACCCCAGGAACTCGAGCTCATCGCTCGCCTAAACAGTTTGAAACACAAAAGAGCCCAAATCACAAAGTCCATCACTCCCGAGAACAAACAAACGGTGCTCCCACAACTTGCAGACATCAAGAAATCCATCAAAAGTCTCGAACCGAAGGTCGACGAGCTTTCAGCAACAGTTTTGGCCAACGCTGAGGCTCTTCCAAATCTCATTGACCCATCTGTCAAACTGCACCAACAGGTGGTGGAGTACCTCAACGTCCTCGAGACCGAGATACCATCACCTCTACCCGAAGATGATGAGACTCTTCGAGTATTCGACCACAAAACCATTGGAGAAAGAAAGGGAATATTTGAATTTGCCAAAGCTTCAAAGATTTCGGGGTCTTCGTGGTACTACTTGGTTGGTGACGGGGCGTTGCTTGAAAATGCCTTGGTTCAGTACGCGTTGGCACAGGCcacccaccaccactaccAATTTGTCATTCCGCCCACAATTGTGAAGAACGAAGTCATCAAAGCGTGTGGGTTCAAGCCCAAAGATCAGCATAACGAGCAACAAATCTATGAAATCAGCGACAGCGACTCATCATTGATCGGAACATGTGAGATTCCTCTCGCTGGGTACCATGCCAATATCAACTTCCAGGTGTCTGAGCAGTTTCCCAAAAAATACGTGGGTCTATCACGGTCTTTCAGAGCTGAGGCCGGTTCGAGAGGAAGAGATACCAAGGGGTTGTACCGAGTCCACGaattcaccaagttggagttgttcCACTATACGACGCCCGAATCGTCTGCGCTCGAATTGGAGCAGTTGATGGAGTTCCAGAAGAGTCTaatcaagaacttgggaTTGAAGGccaaagtcatcaatatTCCCTATAACGACTTGGGAGCCCCCGCGTACAAGAAGTACGACATCGAGGCGTGGATGCCGGGAAGGAATAGCTGGGGCGAGTTGACTAGTTCTTCCAATTGCACAGACTACCAGTCTCGGAGACTTAATATTCGATACTTTGACCAGGAAAAGAACCTCAAGTATGTGCACACGTTGAACGGAACGGCTATGGCGGTGCCTCGGGTGATTGTGGCAATTGTGGAACAAAACTACGATCCGGTCACCgatcaaatcaaaatcCCCGACGTGCTTGTCCCATTGATGGGTAAAAAATATATATAGATATGTACATAGTTATTTGAGAATATCAAGTGTAGGGGGTGTACTGACTATCctctttttgattttggggACACTAATCAGCAGAAGCTTGAGATTATGGAGGGTTTCGATGTTGGTGACCATGTCGAGCTGGGGTTCGAGTTGTTTGGTTTGGTGGAGGAGGGTCTCGTActgtttttgcaactgcTGGAGCGCGACAAATTTGGTCGAATACAAGCTGCACAACTGAGTGTGCTTGCTTTCAAGAGCCTTGTACTTGGCTTCGAGAACATTGTACTTGGATTCAAGCAGTGATATGGCGTTCGTGGTGTCGTGGTCATCTGTGAGTTGTGATAACATGGCTCTCATTTCATCCTGCCAGGTGTATGTATCTTTTTCCACACTGAGTCTGTCAAGGATGGCTTCGAGAAGCCGAGTAGACTTCAGATCAAGGTGTACGGCCTGCAACTCACTGACAATAGGATCCACAATGTCTCTGGGGTTTATCTTATACTCGTCAAATATCTGGACCAAGTCgggtttggtgatattATTATTGTGCACCAAActgttcaaaagcttgttcaagttgtcgtTGTTGTTTCTCAGCCGGTTCACCAATTCTGTCAAATCGACTGTGGTTTGTTTTGTACTGAGTTCGATATTGGACAATTGAGATGAGATGTTGGTCAGGATAGACTTTTGAGTTTCTGCTACAGGGATATTTTCCTTATCAGTAAACATTATAGCACTTGGTTCGTGTATTTTAGACAAAATGGTAAACATCGCGACTAAAAACCAAACTTGCTCTTGAAGGCCGATGAGTACATCAGCCGTTTTTGACTTTCAAGAGACTCATTCATGGTTTCACTCATGGAATTGGCATATCCATTGAGGCTCTCTTCCATCTGCTCAACCCCTGTTTGTAGACTCTTCATGAACCCGGTCAGTCCAAAGTTCCTGGTGGTGCCATCTTTCCTCACAGGTTCCTTGTAACCACGACCATCATCgcttctttcaacaccgCCGTAGGTGTTACCGTAGCCAGCCGTCTGGTTGTTTTCTGGACTGATATTGAAGGCCATTTGACTCTCTGGGTGTTTGGCAGGTTTCCGGTTGGGTCCTCCAATCAATGCATTCAAGTCAGGTACCGAGATGACGGTAGATGCTCCCTTGGCCCATTGCAATGCGCTGACACTTGGTTTGGGCGGAATAACGCTGTTTtcgttgaacaacaaaTCGGTGGTATCCTTGTTTTTGCGTCTAGGATCCTTTATCGAtaaggccaagttgatgaactcgGATTCTCCAGTACGTACGTAGAGATCTCCAGTTCTCAACACgttggatttggagatCGAGTTCAAGTCATACGACTTAACAAGGTCCTTGGAGAGCTTATAGTCGGTGATATCTGCCAATGCCGGCAAGTTGCTCAACTTGATAAAACCGGTTCTCAACACCGATGCCAAAATCACTCCTTTAGCACCAATATCAACCACCCCGGCGCTACAGCAATGCTCTTCGATAACCTTGTGAGCCAACTTTTGCTTTGGTGGTTTCAAAACCCGAATATCTTTGTCAGAAGCTAGAATCAAATATCCTGGAATCAAAATGCCTTGactcaacttgttgaacacatCTAGAGTGGGCACGGTAGAAGCTCCTTTGCTACTGATGGGAATGATTTCTTTAATGCAACTGTCTTCTGACGATCTGtagttcaatttcatcgtCTTGTCAGCAAGCATCACCTCGAACCCTCCATTTGCCTGAGgcaagatcttgaagtacaaCAAGTTTCCTCCTTCGTTGGTTCCGacaatcaacaaaatggaCGAATATCCTTCCTGAGCATACTCCATGATGGAGAACTCCATGGAGGTGGCATAGCAGCCAGCAGATGCGGTTGGTACCAATTTGGCAATAGACTCCATATTGTAAATGATGGCTGGACCTCTTCCAATGTCACACACCACCAATCTTCCGGATTTATACCCAACCGCACAAAAGCCAATCCCACAAGCCTTGAGGCTGGTGATTTCGTCGGGCTGGTCAAGGgccatcaagttcattggtAGAAAGGTTGATGAGTCTGCAAAAGTGCCTCTAATTCTTTCCGagatgttgatgatcttaGCATTCTCATTAGCATGTTGAACTGGACATCCAGAGTAATCTGGAGACAAAGGCTTTCTGCTGGGGTTGATCTTTCCGAATTTGCACAACACTACATTTCCATTTCCCAAACCGACAACCAAATCCCTACTCTCAAATGCACAGGAAACACTCGATATGCTCAAGTCTTCGTACCTGTTGGCAACCAAAGTTTCCTTTAAGCTGATCTGGATCAAcccttcttgttcttccaCTTCACCTCTAGTGATATCCAACAACCGCACAATTCCTCCTTCATTACCCGTGACCAAAACCTTACGGTAATGATCATTATGTCCGATGGATCTAATGATGTTCTCGTTGATAGCAGCTCCTCCTTGTAAGAGCAACTCGGTTTTGGCCTTGACACCAGTAGATATCCGACTCGACTGAACCCCGTACCAGTCGATTCTCTTGATGAGCTCGACTTTACTGTAAGTAACAGGAGGATGGACAAACGCAATGGTGGGAGGAAGTAACAACTTGCCCAAGTCGGTGTTATCGTTGTTGATCATCAATTCACCAAACACAGACAAATagatgttgttgaggttggACTTCAATAATATATAACCAGGATTGTGCCCACCATTGAAGTAGGGACACCCCAACTGGGGCAATGGGACTATCTTATCCAAGAACTCGGCTTTTCCGGTGTTGTTTTGGTAGAAGTTGATAGCCATCATCTTCTGGCCATTCTGAGGTTTGCTGTAGAAGTCCCCTTGTTTGTCATGCGATGTCATTGAGTATTTTAACGTGAgtccaaaatcaagaatATAAACTCGGTCTGGATGGTCACTATCACCTCCACAGATCAAGAGCTTGGTCAACTCGGGATcggatccacaaacccatcTGACCGACTGGATCGGTAAGAAATGCTGAGGTGCTTGCACTGGAGCTCCCGGCTTGTGGAGGTTTATTTCATAAATGCTTCTTGCTTCAAGCAAAGTGCCTGAATTGGCATCCCAGAACACCATGGAATTGTCGGCATGGACCGTAACGATGTGGAGACCATTGGGGTGGAAATGggactccaccacctccagaACCACTTCCTTAGGACTGCTGAAAAGCTTTTTCTTCCCACTGTTTGCAACATTCAAAGCCCAGTCGAATCCTCTTGCACCTTTGGGTAAATTGTAGATAAATACTTGTTTTACGTCCCCACTGGCGATGGAGTACAACACAGCACAGTGTGAGTAAGTGAGCAACAAAACACCTATATCTCTGGGATGCCACTCGATGTGTAGCACCGGAGAAAGCTTTTCTTTGGGCAAAACCTTCTTCTGCAAGTTATCGACTCTTAATGGAGAAAGGTTCAAGCGGTCAACGTCGTAGAACACAAAACTGCCGTTAGTCAATCCAATTACAATCCAATCCAAGCCCGGATCCAGCGTGACGCTGCTGATCGAGCCGGGAGGCAGATAATTGGTTAATATTTGTTTGGAGTACAAGGAGAAGATTGTTATGGTGGAAGTAGCCAGAACTGCCACCAAGTATATGCCTTTGATGAATCTCAAGTCGATGATAGGACTGGAAGAGTTGAGTTCAAATACCACTTCGACTGTGCTTTGTCCTATGACACGAATTTCGTTGTTTGAGGTGGATATCGCAAGTAGACTTTGAACTGGGTCGTAAGCCACCGCCAAGATCAGGTGATCCTTTAACCCGTACTGgatcaagttgtcgatTTGAAGGTCCTTAGGGTTCAAGTCGGGCGATATGTTGGAAGAGCTGGAGTTCTTGATAGCATTACTTACCGAGTTAAGTGATAAAGGCAGTTTTTTCAGTTTTAGCTTGTTGAACATGGCGTAGGTTAATTGCGAAAGTTGGAGTGCgaagttgattttgaaacaCGTAAATAcaattttcaacttggtatATCTAGTGATATTTCAAATCTTAAGTATTCACAATGGTACGTATGACATTATAGGATGATGAGTGACCTCTTATACTGACGTTTCTTCAGTTTGATCAGTTAGTTGGTTTGGCTATGCTTGGTGTTGCCGTGGCTGTCTTTGTATACTATTCTACTTGGGTGTTAGTGTTAccttttgttgatgattcaAGTTTCTTGCAGAGTTTCTTCTTGCCAAGAGACTATGCTATTAAGCTTCCcttattgttgttgttaaTCGGGGGAGTTGCCGTGGGTTCTTTTGTGGGAAGTgttttgatcaaggaatctaacaagaagaaggccaagaaggCCGAATAACTAGGACCGATAATAACGGCCCCATTATTACAGGAATCGGCCCCATTAGCACCGTCACCATGAGACACACAGTGTCAATCGAATTCAATGAAGTTTACAAGCATTTGTAAATTGTTAAATATGTACTAGGATCTAATGATAAAGTCTCCAGTTTTGGTCAAGTATTTCACTCCTTTGTAGGGCTTAACGGTCTCACTCAATCCTTTCGCGCTGACTATCTTTAAGCTGTCTACCTTTATTCCTGAAGGCAATGACCCTTTGTTGGTATAAGACAATTTAATGAATGCTGGCTTTAAGACGGGTTTTGTAAATGTCTTGTCTTGTGTAGTTCTCTCACTATCAAACGTCTCGGAGTCTGTTTCCATGTCACCAGTGATGATAGAACCATACAATATCGGATTCACACCCGGAGTCACACTTCTCAAGTTCCATTCTGCCTTTCCATTACTCTTATAGCTGAAGTCGCCATGGGTCAATCTGCTGGACTTGATGGTTATCAAGTTCAGATAATTAGCGTTGATTTCGATCAGGAGGTTTTCGATTTTCGTCACTCCCTTAATAACCGGCAATTGTAGTTTGACCTCAAACTCGTTTTTATGAAGCCCCAACCCATAATTGTAGTCAACACTTACACTCCCCAACATCGACAATTGGTCTTTTCTCGAGAATTGATCAAGGTCGATGGAATACTTTATCAAAGTGAACTTCCCATCTGGCGGTATGAACGATAAAGTCCCGTTGTTTTGCTTCCATGTGTCGAGTTTTACACATCGATGGAACTTGGGGTTGATGTTATTGAGACCAGCCACATTCAAGATCATTTGAAGGCACGGTACTCCCGTAAGCCTACTGGTAAATAGAACTTGTCCGTTTATAGTGCTAGATACCGGCACCAAGCTTTTGCTGTACAGActggtggaggaggaatTGGTAGAATAAAATGCAGAATCAAACTGtttaacttgttgagcCAGGCCCAAGGATTTGGCCActgacttgaagatcacATCAACGgtctcaacaacatccaCATACATTTCGTTGTTTGTGTGGCGGACATTGGATCTTCTCCAGGGAATTGAAGAGGTGTTAAGATCTTGCGATCGGGGCAAATTTGATATGGATGTTGACGTCagtttcttgatggcattGGTAGTCATCTGGCTGGTTTTGCCTAGAAGCTTGGAGAGGAAGCTGCTAAACGGAACGATATCACGcaattggttgaaatcGGTGATGTTGGGGATTCCGTCATCTATCATTTGGCTAATCAAAAGTGTTAAAGTATCATCATTGGACTCGATTTTGGGAATGGCCAACGGGTACCCAAAGTAGTCATGGATGACATCTATCAACTGGAGGATGAAATGGAACGGTAACATTGGGTTGATATTGGCAACATTCAAGGTGTaaatgatgatgttggaggtggtgtATTTGTAGACCGAgtagtttttgttgatttcaatgataTTGTTGGGATCTGCCGATAGGGACGACACTACGCTGATGAGCGATTTGAACGACGGCGATGAAAGGTTGATGAGGTACTCATACACAAGGTTGTTATTTGTGTCAGCTATGTATACTGCTTCAAACATGGTGTTGGAGATTGATTTTGCGCGCAGTATTTCTAGCTCCAAAGTTAACTTCGGGTTTACAGCAGATATTGGGCGTATATATTAGGGGGGAGGAGAGTCGAGCTATTTCGTTGGGGATCGTTAATACAAAAAGAATCGATCAAAACAAAGTACCAGGTGCTTTTGGACATAGCAAAGGCCACAGATGTTGAAGTATTTCACACACACATTATTAATtttatccaaaatcaacatcCACGAAACCCTAAAAGCATCACTGGTACCCCATTGTTATCGATGTTAAGCGAAAGAATTCAGCAAATTAAAAAGTAAGCACATTGCTTATTGACGGCCAGTTTGACTGTCCAAGAAAGACGAAGATTCACCTTCACCTTCGACACCATCTTCCTTGAACTCAGAAATGTCCAATCCCATGTCTTCTACCACCTTCTGTtcaatgttcttgatgtcagCCACCCCGTAGATAGCGATGGCCACAAGACCCAAGAAGGCAGAGATACACGAGAATACCAAGGCCACAATACCTCTGGCAGTGAAACCAGCAGGTAAGGGCTTGACCTGGACATTCTGGTTTGTCAAGTCGGTAAAGTCCTTGTCATTATCAGCAGCATTACCCTTCCATGACACTCCAACCTTATCACAAACATCCTTATGGTTGTCTGTAAGGGTCTGGCGAGAATCATTAAGAATGTCTTCTGGAGCCTCCACAAATTGAAGGGCCAAACCTTGACGCAAATGCCATTCGATATGACAGTGGAAAAACCAAACACCAGGATGGTCGGCCTTGAATCTCAAAACCATGTACGATTGAGGGTTGACGTACACAACGTCTCTCAACACTGGATATTCAGGAAATTCGGACATCGAGTCAGCATCGAACGCCACTGGAGACAGGGTATCAGGGACTCCTTCACCTCTGGAAATTACCTGGAAAACATGTCCGTGCAAGTGGAACGGATGCTTACCGGTATCCTGGTTATTGACGACAATGTCAACAATGTCGTCTTTTTGCAACACATAAGTATGGGTGTTGGTACCGTAGATAAGAGCGTTGGTAGCATCGTCTCCGGCGGACAAAAGTGTCAACAAGGTTGGAACCTTTGGTGTAACATAActgatgttgttgaagaaagcaTAGTTGACACCGTTACCCAAGTTTGCCATAACCACGTCCACCGTGACCGTCAAGTCAGGGTCTTCGTAAAGAGTTTCATTGTTGTAAGGAGACAAGTAAAAGTCGTCGAAAAAGTCCCAGGCATCCACGTAATATTGATCAGGGGTATCGTTATTCTCGTCATATACAAGGACACTGGTTTGATTCAATACCAAGTCTTTTGGAATTTTATCCAACAAATCCTGGTCCACGGCCGACATAAAGGCATAGTTCTTATCAGTATTGCTCTTGGTTCTAATCAACACCCCGTAACGTTGGGCCACGGTGATGTAAAGCATAtcggtggtgttggggTTGACGTAAATTCCATCCACCTCGACAATTTCAAACTCGTGGTCGTCCATATAAAGATACTGCGACACAAACGCACCCACATTGACGATTCTGACAAAGTAGGTCTTATTGGGTTCGATATTCCAAGtaaagttggtggtgtcgtTGACCAAAAAGTTCTGCGGAATGGGCTCAGCTCCGGTAGGGTTGTACAAGCTCATAaaagacttggaaagtTCATCACTGCTCTTATGGTACCAATCGGCAATTGTAAGagtgatttcttcatcaaagtcaaatGGATATTCGTCGTCTTCAATGACAAAAACCCCTCTGAGACCATCACCAAGCTGACCAGCCGTATGGGAATGGTACCAAAATGTACCCACCTGATCACCAACGGTAAAGTTGTACACAAAGTGAGCACCTGGGGGAATTGGACATTGAGTTACCATTTCAGGACCATCCATTTGAGCACTTCCTGGTTGAAATAATCCGTGGAAATGCATGGTGGTATTTTGGTCTTCCAACCCATTGGTCAAGTTAAACACTACCCGATCACCTTTTCCTACCCGTAACACAGGAGGAGGCCATTCCCCGTTCAAAGTAAGGGCCCTTCTGGTGAACACTCCATCAGGGTTAGCATCCACATAATTGGCGGTATAATTCCAGTAGTGAGTTTTACAATATCCAAAGCTGATAAAGCTGAATAAAACAATTAGagacaacaatttcatACTGGCTTGCTGCTGCAACACAAATAGATCCGATCCCCAAAATAAAAGTGAAATAAGctggagaagaaaaagaggaAAAAAATCTGCTCACAAGTGCTCTAGTATTTATATGAGCCTGCTGACAAGGTTCCCAACTTACGAGGATTTTCCATTAATTTTAGCCAATGGAGAAATTTGACCAGGGATGCCATTTTTGTCACATTGATTAATCTGATAATTATTTTTCGTTTTATTTTTGCATAATATTATTGGGCGTTCAGCATGAATTTGATAGGCCAGCCAGTTTTGTGGCGATTTGAGAGGGGGAAGCTGGTGGATGTTTGGGATATAGCACCCATTCCACTGCATACACTGTCATTGACCTTGCCACCTGAAGCATGGAGACAGCTATATGGAATTCAAATGGCCGTCAAAATCATGTCAATATGCGTATCGCTGTCACTGCGTGCAAAATTTTTCGTGGCAAGCCGCTGCCGTTTCATTGGTTGAGATGCTCGCTAAGGTTTGTGAAACTGTACTTATTGTTAGGTTTATTTTCGCCAGTCAAGTTTGATAGGTGGGCTTGGCACTGGTAGGCACAAGGTACGGTAAAGGTGGTTGGCAGGCGCGGTGGGACTGGTATCACCATTTGCTATGGTTGTCACTGGGACCTCCCCCAATGGCCGCCTTTTGATCTGCCTGTCGGAAGTGAGGCGTGCGAATAAACTTTGGGGGGTGGGTCGCCTTTTGATTGGCGGGGGCCCAAGACCGGAGCTCGGGTGCAGTTGTTACTTACCACATATGTAATGGCAGAAAGGCTACTGTGCAGAAACAGGCGTTTTGTGCACTGTTACGTCAATCGTTTTCACCGGCAACTCTGCATCTGGCTGCCGGGGGGATCTTTCATAAAAAAGAGTTATATGTCATACAAAGCGATTGGGAACGATGGACTCAGAAGCCTCAGAAGCCCCAGTGGGCTGAAATGTTAAATTGGTAAGGCAGAAACACTAAAGGCTAACACCCACTCTGAGGGTATGTTGAATTCAATGTCATTTGTCGTGGGCTGAGGGGGCAGTCTATGCGTGGATTCTAGCGGCTTAGGAAAGCcaagacttgaaaatcgGGTAATCGGTACTACCGTTTTCAGTGGTTGAGTACGCGGGAGGCTTTCGGATCTTGAGCGGACTTATACCAAAACTACGTTATTCTGAGCAATTCTGCACCTCGACCGAATCGACGGAGGAAAGTTTCCTGTTCCAATTAAAGAACAAATCTACCAGGGTGTGCATCGTCCTATCAGGCACAATCAGCGTTCTCTGTTGC is from Yamadazyma tenuis chromosome 6, complete sequence and encodes:
- the DIA4 gene encoding Serine--tRNA ligase, mitochondrial (EggNog:ENOG503NV6W; COG:J), producing MRLLRYYSILPKPNLEIRSIITNKDAYKDSILKRETKNLLHNLETVASQRPQELELIARLNSLKHKRAQITKSITPENKQTVLPQLADIKKSIKSLEPKVDELSATVLANAEALPNLIDPSVKSHQQVVEYLNVLETEIPSPLPEDDETLRVFDHKTIGERKGIFEFAKASKISGSSWYYLVGDGALLENALVQYALAQATHHHYQFVIPPTIVKNEVIKACGFKPKDQHNEQQIYEISDSDSSLIGTCEIPLAGYHANINFQVSEQFPKKYVGLSRSFRAEAGSRGRDTKGLYRVHEFTKLELFHYTTPESSALELEQLMEFQKSLIKNLGLKAKVINIPYNDLGAPAYKKYDIEAWMPGRNSWGELTSSSNCTDYQSRRLNIRYFDQEKNLKYVHTLNGTAMAVPRVIVAIVEQNYDPVTDQIKIPDVLVPLMGKKYI
- the SRO7 gene encoding Lethal(2) giant larvae sro7 (COG:U; BUSCO:EOG09260931; EggNog:ENOG503NU4G) — encoded protein: MFNKLKSKKSPLSLNSVSNAIKNSSSSNISPDLNPKDLQIDNLIQYGLKDHSILAVAYDPVQSLLAISTSNNEIRVIGQSTVEVVFELNSSSPIIDLRFIKGIYLVAVSATSTITIFSLYSKQILTNYSPPGSISSVTSDPGLDWIVIGLTNGSFVFYDVDRLNLSPLRVDNLQKKVLPKEKLSPVLHIEWHPRDIGVLLLTYSHCAVLYSIASGDVKQVFIYNLPKGARGFDWALNVANSGKKKLFSSPKEVVSEVVESHFHPNGLHIVTVHADNSMVFWDANSGTLLEARSIYEINLHKPGAPVQAPQHFLPIQSVRWVCGSDPELTKLLICGGDSDHPDRVYILDFGLTLKYSMTSHDKQGDFYSKPQNGQKMMAINFYQNNTGKAEFLDKIVPLPQLGCPYFNGGHNPGYILLKSNLNNIYLSVFGELMINNDNTDLGKLLLPPTIAFVHPPVTYSKVELIKRIDWYGVQSSRISTGVKAKTELLLQGGAAINENIIRSIGHNDHYRKVLVTGNEGGIVRLLDITRGEVEEQEGLIQISLKETLVANRYEDLSISSVSCAFESRDLVVGLGNGNVVLCKFGKINPSRKPLSPDYSGCPVQHANENAKIINISERIRGTFADSSTFLPMNLMALDQPDEITSLKACGIGFCAVGYKSGRLVVCDIGRGPAIIYNMESIAKLVPTASAGCYATSMEFSIMEYAQEGYSSILLIVGTNEGGNLLYFKILPQANGGFEVMLADKTMKLNYRSSEDSCIKEIIPISSKGASTVPTLDVFNKLSQGILIPGYLILASDKDIRVLKPPKQKLAHKVIEEHCCSAGVVDIGAKGVILASVLRTGFIKLSNLPALADITDYKLSKDLVKSYDLNSISKSNVLRTGDLYVRTGESEFINLALSIKDPRRKNKDTTDLLFNENSVIPPKPSVSALQWAKGASTVISVPDLNALIGGPNRKPAKHPESQMAFNISPENNQTAGYGNTYGGVERSDDGRGYKEPVRKDGTTRNFGSTGFMKSLQTGVEQMEESLNGYANSMSETMNESLESQKRSMYSSAFKSKFGF
- the dpm2 gene encoding Dolichol phosphate-mannose biosynthesis regulatory protein (EggNog:ENOG503P564; COG:O), whose protein sequence is MFDQLVGLAMLGVAVAVFVYYSTWVLVLPFVDDSSFLQSFFLPRDYAIKLPLLLLLIGGVAVGSFVGSVLIKESNKKKAKKAE
- a CDS encoding uncharacterized protein (COG:U; EggNog:ENOG503NZ29) — its product is MFEAVYIADTNNNLVYEYLINLSSPSFKSLISVVSSLSADPNNIIEINKNYSVYKYTTSNIIIYTLNVANINPMLPFHFILQLIDVIHDYFGYPLAIPKIESNDDTLTLLISQMIDDGIPNITDFNQLRDIVPFSSFLSKLLGKTSQMTTNAIKKSTSTSISNLPRSQDLNTSSIPWRRSNVRHTNNEMYVDVVETVDVIFKSVAKSLGSAQQVKQFDSAFYSTNSSSTSSYSKSLVPVSSTINGQVLFTSRLTGVPCLQMILNVAGLNNINPKFHRCVKLDTWKQNNGTLSFIPPDGKFTLIKYSIDLDQFSRKDQLSMLGSVSVDYNYGLGLHKNEFEVKLQLPVIKGVTKIENLSIEINANYSNLITIKSSRLTHGDFSYKSNGKAEWNLRSVTPGVNPILYGSIITGDMETDSETFDSERTTQDKTFTKPVLKPAFIKLSYTNKGSLPSGIKVDSLKIVSAKGLSETVKPYKGVKYLTKTGDFIIRS
- the FET3 gene encoding ferroxidase fet3 (EggNog:ENOG503NVG2; CAZy:AA1; COG:Q), which encodes MKLLSLIVLFSFISFGYCKTHYWNYTANYVDANPDGVFTRRALTLNGEWPPPVLRVGKGDRVVFNLTNGLEDQNTTMHFHGLFQPGSAQMDGPEMVTQCPIPPGAHFVYNFTVGDQVGTFWYHSHTAGQLGDGLRGVFVIEDDEYPFDFDEEITLTIADWYHKSSDELSKSFMSLYNPTGAEPIPQNFLVNDTTNFTWNIEPNKTYFVRIVNVGAFVSQYLYMDDHEFEIVEVDGIYVNPNTTDMLYITVAQRYGVLIRTKSNTDKNYAFMSAVDQDLLDKIPKDLVLNQTSVLVYDENNDTPDQYYVDAWDFFDDFYLSPYNNETLYEDPDLTVTVDVVMANLGNGVNYAFFNNISYVTPKVPTLLTLLSAGDDATNALIYGTNTHTYVLQKDDIVDIVVNNQDTGKHPFHLHGHVFQVISRGEGVPDTSSPVAFDADSMSEFPEYPVLRDVVYVNPQSYMVLRFKADHPGVWFFHCHIEWHLRQGLALQFVEAPEDILNDSRQTLTDNHKDVCDKVGVSWKGNAADNDKDFTDLTNQNVQVKPLPAGFTARGIVALVFSCISAFLGLVAIAIYGVADIKNIEQKVVEDMGLDISEFKEDGVEGEGESSSFLDSQTGRQ